Proteins encoded together in one Aminipila butyrica window:
- a CDS encoding PcfJ domain-containing protein, with the protein METKHQELFESNAPKIYSELPSLKTDPIIKWLLKNVFKERYLFYDKPQKTAVCSCCGAVEMPEDVKHDRQGECPKCHAKVTYRSAGIGRGKLTGRVRILIFQKKGKTVYATTNFVYADYGEGKVRLFKDVDGVFKFNRKEQQGYQTSYGYFEGGRWIEQKNIRVPHRQSDWGNAPLYLYGANLKQVFQGTDLRYCQLAEQAKEWYPKTFLKLVDLNAKYESIEKLHKVGLDHLIESKLVGEHGSAAVRWKKTNLSEILQLTKPELIKAREMKISLEGLERYKIARDCGLPVHIGNKCEYDMDVLKTLRSCQKLIEPRKLYRYIKKQEDTAAGYRLYTVAKDYNDYIKECKELELDLSDKAILLPKDLQAAHARTSAQVKVKADPEQQEQIKRKAKKLRYLGFQDGNLLIRIAETAGEIIEEGKLIGHCVGGYVDGVAAGRTNIFFVRKSSEPEEPYFTLEMKKEKGEYRMVQCRGGGRNKGNGTMPEDVKAFIDKWMAEVVNAKPKKRKKVA; encoded by the coding sequence ATGGAGACAAAACACCAGGAACTATTTGAAAGCAATGCTCCAAAGATTTATAGTGAGCTGCCGTCGCTGAAGACGGACCCGATTATAAAGTGGCTCCTAAAGAACGTGTTCAAAGAGCGTTATCTTTTCTACGATAAACCCCAAAAGACAGCGGTGTGCTCCTGCTGCGGAGCGGTAGAGATGCCGGAAGATGTTAAGCACGACCGTCAGGGCGAGTGCCCCAAGTGCCATGCAAAAGTGACGTATAGGTCTGCTGGAATTGGCCGAGGCAAACTCACAGGCCGCGTAAGAATTCTCATATTTCAAAAGAAAGGAAAAACCGTATACGCGACGACCAACTTTGTTTATGCAGACTATGGCGAAGGAAAGGTTAGGCTGTTTAAAGACGTTGATGGTGTATTCAAATTTAATCGAAAAGAACAACAAGGCTATCAGACATCTTACGGGTATTTCGAGGGTGGCCGCTGGATAGAGCAAAAAAATATCAGGGTTCCACATAGACAAAGCGACTGGGGGAATGCCCCGCTCTATTTGTACGGAGCCAATTTAAAACAAGTCTTTCAAGGGACAGACCTGCGATACTGCCAGCTGGCTGAACAGGCGAAAGAGTGGTATCCAAAAACTTTTCTAAAATTGGTGGATTTGAACGCGAAGTATGAATCAATAGAAAAACTGCATAAAGTTGGGCTGGATCATTTGATTGAATCGAAGCTAGTGGGAGAACATGGTAGTGCCGCCGTTCGATGGAAAAAGACGAATCTATCGGAAATCTTACAGCTCACCAAGCCGGAGCTCATAAAAGCTAGGGAAATGAAGATAAGCCTGGAAGGCTTGGAAAGGTATAAAATTGCTCGGGATTGTGGGCTTCCAGTTCATATTGGAAACAAGTGCGAGTATGATATGGACGTGCTTAAAACCCTTAGAAGCTGCCAGAAACTAATCGAGCCAAGAAAGTTGTATAGATATATCAAGAAACAAGAAGACACAGCTGCCGGATACCGACTTTACACCGTGGCAAAGGACTATAACGACTATATCAAGGAATGCAAGGAGTTGGAACTAGATTTATCTGATAAAGCTATTCTTCTCCCTAAAGATTTACAAGCAGCTCACGCTAGAACATCGGCGCAGGTTAAGGTAAAGGCCGATCCGGAACAGCAGGAACAAATTAAAAGAAAAGCAAAGAAACTAAGATATCTTGGATTCCAAGATGGAAACCTGCTCATACGGATAGCTGAGACGGCAGGAGAAATCATCGAAGAAGGTAAACTGATAGGCCACTGTGTAGGTGGTTATGTGGATGGGGTAGCCGCAGGAAGGACGAATATTTTCTTTGTCCGAAAGAGTAGCGAACCGGAAGAACCATACTTTACCTTGGAGATGAAAAAAGAAAAAGGCGAATACAGGATGGTTCAATGCCGGGGTGGCGGCAGAAATAAGGGAAATGGAACAATGCCGGAGGACGTGAAGGCGTTTATTGACAAGTGGATGGCTGAGGTGGTGAACGCCAAGCCAAAGAAAAGAAAGAAGGTAGCTTGA
- a CDS encoding DUF3102 domain-containing protein, translated as MENIIEADFKVVQERTLDIIATEIKTIDNHVCQVALNGAIEIGAKLEEAKEKVGHGNWENWCKENLDYSKSQAERFMKISAEYGNEDSPYLSAISKTYTCTDFSISKAFRLLQVPENEIEDFVEKNDVDTMKVRELENEIKRLKQEKETADEQLENIDRLQSDLDTAMAEKEATAKLLQDLQEKQKKAENGELPDDIKAEMLERQNEIDKLKESLDKSKAKEKKLKEEKDRIEASRKEAIQEAEKKARDEAAATAQAEAEKVVADTIEQLEKETEEAKTRAAAAENMLAMSASEEVVIFKTKTADLQKMVGEIKTSIHSLSEKDPEQADKHRQVFKKVMQALYDGI; from the coding sequence ATGGAAAATATTATTGAGGCTGATTTCAAGGTGGTGCAGGAACGCACGTTGGATATTATCGCCACAGAAATCAAAACGATTGACAACCATGTATGCCAAGTGGCATTAAATGGCGCTATAGAAATTGGTGCAAAGCTCGAGGAGGCCAAGGAAAAGGTCGGACATGGTAATTGGGAAAATTGGTGCAAAGAAAACTTGGATTATTCCAAGTCGCAGGCCGAAAGATTTATGAAAATTTCGGCGGAATACGGGAATGAAGATAGCCCGTATTTGTCGGCTATTTCAAAAACGTACACGTGTACGGATTTCAGCATTTCCAAGGCTTTCAGACTTTTACAAGTGCCGGAAAACGAGATAGAAGACTTCGTCGAAAAAAATGACGTTGACACGATGAAAGTAAGGGAACTGGAAAATGAAATCAAGCGACTAAAGCAGGAAAAAGAGACTGCCGACGAACAACTCGAAAATATCGATAGGTTGCAAAGTGATCTTGATACAGCAATGGCAGAGAAGGAAGCTACCGCTAAACTGCTCCAGGATCTTCAGGAGAAGCAGAAGAAGGCTGAGAATGGCGAGCTACCAGACGATATAAAGGCCGAAATGCTAGAACGCCAGAATGAAATTGATAAGCTAAAAGAATCCCTGGATAAATCCAAAGCTAAAGAAAAGAAGCTGAAAGAAGAAAAGGACCGTATAGAGGCTAGTCGAAAAGAAGCTATCCAAGAAGCAGAGAAGAAAGCCCGAGATGAAGCGGCGGCCACGGCTCAAGCGGAAGCGGAAAAGGTAGTAGCGGATACCATAGAGCAGCTGGAAAAAGAAACCGAAGAAGCGAAAACACGAGCAGCGGCAGCAGAAAACATGCTGGCCATGTCTGCTAGCGAAGAGGTAGTAATCTTTAAGACTAAGACTGCTGACCTACAGAAAATGGTTGGAGAAATCAAGACATCCATACATAGCCTGTCTGAAAAAGATCCAGAGCAAGCGGACAAGCACCGGCAAGTCTTTAAAAAGGTAATGCAGGCCCTTTATGACGGGATATAG
- a CDS encoding radical SAM protein, which yields MVARVFPRRTKATPDDDMAFIGPLPREIEKSNPGIKEVHISVTFTYDIPKAEKLYKSWSRLGVPIEMGGPAFGDRNGDFVPGQYLKPGYTFTSRGCNNKCWFCSAWRDTNGLRELEIKDGWNILDDNILGTSDHHFMTVMDMLHRQPERPIFTGGIEAKLLRPWQAKLMKEIKTRRLYCAYDTPDDYEPLVEAGKIFRAAGFTTASHVLSCYVLIGYRGDTFEKAKSRLIDTIRAGFVPYAMLYRDKGGQVDPEWRAFQREWCRPQIVGVKMREYGGGD from the coding sequence TTGGTAGCGAGAGTATTTCCGAGGCGGACAAAAGCCACGCCGGATGATGACATGGCTTTCATAGGACCGCTTCCAAGAGAGATAGAGAAAAGCAATCCGGGAATTAAAGAAGTGCATATCAGTGTTACATTTACATACGACATCCCTAAGGCTGAAAAATTATATAAATCATGGTCGCGGCTGGGGGTACCGATAGAAATGGGCGGCCCTGCTTTCGGAGACCGTAACGGAGACTTTGTACCCGGACAATACCTTAAACCCGGATATACATTTACAAGTAGGGGATGCAATAACAAGTGTTGGTTCTGTTCTGCTTGGAGGGACACTAACGGATTAAGGGAATTAGAGATCAAGGACGGGTGGAATATCCTAGACGATAATATTTTAGGTACATCGGATCATCACTTTATGACGGTAATGGATATGCTTCATAGGCAACCTGAAAGACCTATCTTTACAGGTGGAATTGAGGCAAAGTTATTAAGGCCTTGGCAAGCGAAGCTGATGAAAGAAATCAAAACGAGGCGCCTGTATTGTGCTTATGACACACCGGACGACTATGAACCGCTTGTGGAGGCTGGAAAGATATTTAGGGCTGCCGGGTTTACAACAGCAAGCCATGTTTTAAGTTGTTACGTCTTGATTGGGTATAGGGGTGACACGTTTGAAAAGGCTAAAAGCCGATTGATTGATACGATCAGAGCGGGGTTCGTTCCATATGCTATGCTTTACAGAGATAAAGGGGGACAAGTTGACCCCGAGTGGAGAGCGTTTCAACGGGAGTGGTGCAGACCTCAGATTGTTGGGGTCAAAATGAGAGAATATGGGGGAGGTGATTGA
- a CDS encoding stage V sporulation protein S, producing the protein MNTEILRVSAKSSPNAVAGSIAAVIREGFHAEVQAIGAGAVNQAVKAVAIARGYVAPAGMDLVCVPGFKDVEIDGEERTVIVLFVGKR; encoded by the coding sequence ATGAACACAGAAATTTTAAGGGTATCAGCAAAGTCAAGCCCTAACGCAGTAGCAGGCTCAATAGCAGCAGTCATCCGGGAGGGCTTCCATGCAGAGGTACAAGCCATCGGCGCGGGAGCTGTCAATCAGGCAGTCAAGGCGGTAGCTATCGCTAGAGGTTATGTGGCACCGGCGGGAATGGACCTGGTTTGCGTGCCGGGGTTTAAGGATGTGGAGATTGACGGTGAAGAGCGAACTGTTATTGTGCTGTTTGTAGGAAAGAGGTAA
- a CDS encoding rolling circle replication-associated protein — MLVEKLTTVCGSTIFVKVKMLRDFIQGQKRKKRKNPTAEKVAEVNQRLAEKELAMILNFNFKPGDLHLVLTYKHLPSNEEAHKALERFIKRCRAYMKRLGKEFKAVIATEYKHKRLHHHIVCSAAELEEIMKIWKQGHVKCSVLDMSGDYRRLAAYLIKETSKTFRDPDAFSKRRYNTTRNIQKPVTKSEKVSASMLLSNPKPIKGYYIDQDSVYKGENPFDEKPYVEYVMISEDAEAPRLVTWKRGKKARKENTYSKWLVKNLSKQIEIDISF; from the coding sequence ATGCTTGTAGAAAAATTGACAACGGTGTGCGGAAGTACAATTTTTGTAAAAGTAAAAATGCTTCGGGATTTTATCCAAGGCCAAAAGAGAAAAAAGAGAAAAAATCCTACGGCCGAGAAAGTAGCTGAGGTTAATCAGCGGCTAGCCGAAAAAGAACTGGCTATGATTTTAAATTTTAATTTCAAGCCCGGAGACCTGCATCTAGTTCTCACATACAAGCATTTACCCTCCAACGAGGAAGCACACAAGGCGCTGGAGAGATTTATAAAAAGATGCAGAGCATACATGAAGAGGCTTGGGAAAGAATTTAAAGCGGTTATTGCTACAGAGTATAAGCATAAGAGACTTCATCATCACATCGTATGCTCCGCCGCCGAACTTGAAGAAATTATGAAAATTTGGAAGCAAGGGCATGTGAAGTGCTCCGTACTAGATATGTCTGGAGATTACAGAAGGCTAGCAGCATACCTTATCAAGGAGACTTCAAAGACATTTCGAGACCCAGATGCTTTCAGCAAGAGAAGATACAATACAACCAGGAACATACAAAAGCCGGTTACAAAATCTGAGAAGGTATCAGCCTCCATGCTGTTAAGTAATCCGAAACCCATCAAGGGTTATTACATAGACCAAGACAGTGTATATAAAGGCGAGAATCCTTTTGATGAAAAACCTTATGTGGAATACGTGATGATCTCCGAGGATGCTGAAGCACCGAGACTGGTCACATGGAAGCGAGGGAAGAAGGCCCGAAAAGAAAATACATACAGCAAATGGCTTGTGAAGAATCTAAGCAAGCAGATTGAAATAGATATATCGTTTTAG
- a CDS encoding AbrB/MazE/SpoVT family DNA-binding domain-containing protein, whose amino-acid sequence MRATGIVRRVDELGRVVLPKELRRVLGIKEGDPMEIFTDNAGEIILKKYDNGREVGEKISDLIDYIKDTQGVPDQDAVLRLLNEAGVIVGGKK is encoded by the coding sequence ATGAGAGCAACAGGAATTGTAAGAAGAGTAGACGAACTGGGCAGAGTGGTTCTGCCAAAGGAACTTCGCAGAGTATTGGGAATCAAAGAAGGAGACCCAATGGAGATATTCACGGACAATGCTGGGGAAATCATTCTTAAAAAGTATGATAATGGCCGGGAGGTAGGTGAAAAGATTTCGGACCTGATTGATTACATAAAGGATACTCAAGGAGTGCCAGATCAGGATGCAGTCCTGAGGCTCTTAAATGAGGCTGGGGTCATTGTAGGAGGGAAGAAGTGA
- a CDS encoding Cas9 inhibitor AcrIIA9 family protein, with translation MSELTNRAIAHITEQMMQDQNNPAIVALEEYLTDLCTSDSVANLLLSKDKSLKGALKAIENVARKKAVGNCGVVPPDEAVDIIRGYYGIQANEDGGTRDAHAETKPDEIIDVMALLAGM, from the coding sequence ATGAGTGAATTAACTAACAGGGCAATAGCCCACATCACAGAACAGATGATGCAGGACCAGAACAACCCGGCCATCGTAGCCCTTGAAGAGTATTTGACAGACCTTTGCACAAGCGATAGCGTTGCCAACTTACTTCTATCGAAAGACAAGAGTTTAAAGGGAGCACTGAAGGCCATAGAAAATGTTGCACGCAAAAAGGCTGTAGGAAACTGCGGCGTAGTGCCCCCAGATGAAGCGGTTGACATCATTAGGGGATATTACGGAATCCAGGCAAATGAAGACGGCGGCACACGTGATGCGCACGCCGAAACGAAGCCGGATGAAATAATCGACGTGATGGCCCTTCTGGCGGGAATGTAG
- a CDS encoding helix-turn-helix domain-containing protein, translated as MSIVAINVYRIIEEKCLKQSAVALKAGYDPKKFNAMLRGRKTITSEDVLPIAGALEVEVNDLFTQNGQIKQ; from the coding sequence ATGTCCATAGTAGCAATAAACGTTTACCGGATAATAGAAGAGAAATGCCTCAAGCAGTCTGCGGTAGCATTAAAAGCAGGATACGATCCTAAAAAATTTAACGCGATGCTCAGAGGAAGAAAAACCATTACTTCGGAGGATGTTTTACCAATAGCGGGCGCACTCGAAGTTGAAGTCAATGACCTATTTACCCAAAACGGGCAGATAAAACAATGA